A genomic region of Bernardetia sp. ABR2-2B contains the following coding sequences:
- a CDS encoding pitrilysin family protein — MIDFSHFTLDNGLRVFVHQDKTVSIATVNIMYDVGSRDESPNRTGFAHLFEHLMFSGSANIPNFDTIVQQVGGSNNAYTSPDVTNYYTIVPAPNVETALWLEADRMLSLSINDNSLEVQRKVVIEEFKQRYLNQPYGDIWLHLRPLVYQKHSYNWATIGKEIKHIEEATLEEVKAFFFKHYRPDNAVLVVAGNVEKEEIEKMAKKWFGDIPKGNRPMRNLEKEPPQTEARHKKVEAKVPLNAIYKAYRMGNRKATDYYATDLVSDVLGRDKSARLYQELVKEKEMFNSVGAYIMGSVDEGLLVIAGKLNPAYTPEQGEEAIQSIIDDFLENGISDDELTKVKNQAEASHVFSEVEVLNRAMNIAYYAILGDVDMVNTISDQMAKVTKEELMQTAKKILRKENCSTLYYHSKELNAVLS; from the coding sequence ATGATAGACTTTTCACATTTCACACTTGATAATGGCTTACGTGTTTTTGTTCACCAAGATAAAACAGTTTCGATTGCTACGGTAAATATTATGTACGATGTTGGTTCAAGAGACGAATCGCCTAATCGCACTGGTTTTGCTCATTTGTTCGAACATTTGATGTTTAGTGGCTCTGCAAATATTCCAAATTTTGATACGATTGTACAGCAAGTTGGAGGTTCGAATAATGCTTATACTTCGCCTGATGTAACCAATTATTATACGATTGTTCCTGCGCCAAATGTTGAGACTGCTTTGTGGCTGGAAGCTGATAGAATGTTATCGCTTTCAATTAATGATAATTCTTTAGAAGTACAACGAAAAGTAGTTATTGAAGAGTTTAAACAGCGTTACCTCAATCAACCTTATGGCGACATTTGGCTTCATCTGCGCCCTTTAGTTTATCAAAAGCACTCTTATAATTGGGCAACTATCGGAAAAGAAATCAAGCATATTGAAGAAGCAACTTTAGAAGAAGTAAAAGCTTTTTTCTTCAAACATTATAGACCTGATAATGCCGTTTTGGTAGTGGCTGGAAATGTAGAAAAAGAGGAAATAGAAAAAATGGCTAAAAAATGGTTTGGAGATATTCCGAAAGGAAACCGACCAATGCGTAACCTAGAAAAAGAACCACCACAAACTGAAGCAAGACACAAAAAAGTAGAAGCAAAAGTTCCTCTAAATGCCATTTATAAAGCATATAGAATGGGAAACAGAAAAGCTACTGATTATTATGCAACCGACCTTGTGAGTGATGTTTTGGGAAGAGATAAATCAGCTCGTTTGTACCAAGAACTTGTCAAAGAAAAAGAAATGTTCAATTCTGTTGGTGCTTATATTATGGGTTCGGTAGATGAAGGTTTGTTAGTTATTGCTGGAAAACTAAACCCTGCTTACACACCAGAACAAGGAGAAGAAGCCATTCAAAGCATAATTGATGACTTTTTGGAAAATGGAATTTCTGATGATGAACTTACAAAAGTAAAAAATCAAGCAGAAGCTTCTCACGTTTTTTCAGAAGTAGAGGTACTAAACCGAGCTATGAATATTGCCTATTATGCTATTTTGGGAGATGTAGATATGGTAAATACAATTTCTGACCAAATGGCAAAAGTTACAAAAGAAGAATTAATGCAAACTGCTAAAAAGATATTAAGAAAAGAAAATTGTAGCACACTTTATTATCATTCTAAGGAACTGAATGCTGTTTTGAGTTAA
- a CDS encoding alpha/beta hydrolase, which produces MFSNCASKKYENISYLDKAVSEKTEKEPLPTLNIFSPKKLKKNLKKFDSKNEKLPVLIFVHGGNWNSGDKETYNFFGRNFAKKGIVTVVVGYTLSPKANYDDMAKQVATAIKWTKNNIENYNGNPEKIFLTGHSAGGHLIALSTMNPKYDVKDNTVSGLILNDAAGLDMYNYLQKAPPTSNSNYDTTWTKDPKTWKKASPIYYIDEQTPLIMLYLGKKTYESIKISNRDFLDSLHKVQPNVEPILLNKKHVPMMIQYFFPWSNRYDEIIKFIKEN; this is translated from the coding sequence ATGTTTTCTAATTGCGCCTCTAAGAAATATGAAAATATATCTTATTTAGATAAAGCCGTTTCAGAAAAAACAGAAAAAGAACCTCTACCAACACTCAATATTTTTTCACCTAAAAAACTCAAAAAGAACCTCAAAAAATTTGATTCTAAGAATGAAAAATTACCTGTTTTGATTTTTGTACACGGTGGAAATTGGAATAGTGGCGACAAAGAAACCTATAATTTTTTTGGTAGAAATTTCGCCAAAAAAGGAATTGTAACTGTTGTAGTTGGTTATACATTAAGTCCAAAAGCTAATTATGACGATATGGCAAAACAAGTTGCAACAGCTATAAAATGGACAAAAAATAATATCGAAAATTATAATGGTAATCCAGAAAAAATATTTCTGACAGGACATTCAGCAGGAGGACATTTGATTGCTCTTTCTACCATGAATCCAAAATATGACGTAAAAGATAATACTGTTTCAGGTCTGATTCTGAATGATGCAGCAGGTTTAGATATGTATAATTATCTTCAAAAAGCCCCTCCAACAAGTAATAGCAACTACGATACAACGTGGACAAAAGATCCAAAAACTTGGAAAAAAGCATCGCCCATTTATTATATTGATGAACAGACTCCACTCATTATGTTATATTTAGGGAAGAAAACTTATGAGTCTATAAAGATTTCAAATAGAGATTTTTTGGATTCTTTACACAAAGTTCAGCCGAATGTAGAACCTATTTTACTAAATAAAAAACACGTTCCGATGATGATTCAGTATTTCTTTCCTTGGAGCAATCGTTATGATGAAATAATTAAATTTATAAAGGAGAATTAG
- the thrC gene encoding threonine synthase, translating into MNYLSTRKNGTNNEEKVSFKEAVINGLTKNSGLYFPENIPSLPTSFFDNIENIEDHQIAFEVLKPFVKDSLNDEQLKQIIAETLNFPIPVVKVENNIFSLELYHGATQAFKDVGARFMSRCLSHFYSKNDREDSNSNQNVTILVATSGDTGSAVANGFFDVKGIDVKILFPKGKVSPYQEFQMTTLGKNIQAIEVEGTFDDCQKLVKEAFNDTELREKVTLSSANSINVARLLPQMLYYFLAYKQLKKQDKLEDKKLVVSVPSGNLGNISAGLIAKKIGLPVERFIAAHNANDTFYNYLQTGKYQQKSSVLTFSNAMDVGNPSNFERIEYLYKGNLEATKKDISAFTIDDNSTIKEIADCYEKNDYLLDPHGAVGKLALHNSLKENEIGLFLETAHPQKFSEIIQKAIPSYESEKVDLANAKKLSIDNDYDKLVEIILR; encoded by the coding sequence GTGAATTACCTTAGCACAAGAAAAAACGGAACAAACAATGAGGAAAAAGTTTCTTTTAAAGAAGCTGTCATCAATGGACTTACAAAAAATAGTGGTCTTTATTTTCCAGAGAATATTCCTTCTTTACCGACTTCTTTTTTTGATAATATCGAAAATATAGAAGACCATCAAATTGCTTTTGAAGTTTTGAAGCCGTTTGTGAAGGATTCTTTAAATGATGAGCAGCTAAAACAAATTATTGCAGAAACACTCAATTTTCCTATTCCTGTTGTTAAGGTAGAAAATAATATTTTTTCTTTAGAATTGTATCATGGCGCAACACAAGCTTTTAAAGATGTTGGCGCACGTTTTATGTCTAGGTGTTTATCACATTTTTATAGCAAAAATGATAGAGAAGATAGCAATAGTAATCAGAATGTAACTATTCTAGTTGCCACTTCTGGCGACACAGGAAGTGCAGTTGCCAACGGTTTTTTTGATGTAAAAGGAATTGATGTAAAGATTTTGTTTCCAAAAGGAAAAGTAAGTCCCTATCAAGAATTTCAAATGACAACTTTAGGCAAAAATATTCAAGCTATTGAAGTAGAAGGAACTTTTGATGATTGCCAAAAACTCGTAAAAGAAGCCTTTAATGATACAGAATTGAGAGAAAAAGTAACGCTAAGTAGTGCAAACTCTATCAATGTAGCTCGTCTTTTGCCTCAAATGTTATATTACTTTTTGGCGTACAAACAATTAAAAAAACAAGATAAATTAGAAGATAAAAAGTTAGTTGTTTCTGTTCCTTCTGGAAATCTAGGAAATATTTCGGCAGGACTTATAGCAAAAAAAATAGGTTTGCCAGTAGAACGTTTTATAGCTGCACACAATGCAAATGATACATTTTATAATTATCTCCAAACGGGAAAATATCAGCAAAAATCTTCTGTTTTGACCTTTTCGAATGCGATGGACGTGGGAAACCCAAGTAATTTTGAACGAATAGAATATTTATACAAAGGTAATTTAGAAGCAACTAAAAAAGATATTTCTGCCTTTACGATTGATGATAATTCTACTATAAAAGAAATTGCAGATTGTTATGAGAAAAACGATTATCTCTTAGACCCACATGGCGCAGTCGGAAAATTAGCTTTACACAACAGTTTGAAAGAAAATGAAATTGGTTTGTTTTTAGAGACAGCACACCCACAAAAATTTTCAGAGATTATACAAAAAGCGATTCCGAGTTATGAATCTGAAAAGGTAGATTTGGCGAATGCAAAAAAACTTTCTATTGACAATGATTATGATAAATTGGTAGAAATTATTTTGAGATAG
- a CDS encoding IS4 family transposase, whose translation MAKAKYASSGKVTKLVSVLSSHLKGFHLARVQFIGLFVIAVIKVGLGGLIQIATAFERNVEYSSSLRRIERFLNYYELDFQAITNLIISLEGIEQWENIVLCLDRTNWKVGKEHINILLLSAAHKGVSIPLCWSVLSRTGNSATQQRIDLIEDFLNQFPNLSITALVADREFIGKKWFFYLATKKFDFVMRIKSNFKATRKGKTKSIVAWCRGLSISETYQLDGTFVVNEAEVYLSVSRTQKGYIYLASPVLLDNIFEIYKQRWEIETLFKALKSQGFNLENTKLTEPNKIAKLIALCSIAFVWCYKVGEWKHKKTKIRVCSNGYNEYSFFRYGLIEIKKILNNPMTSETKFDQKIKVLSME comes from the coding sequence ATGGCGAAAGCAAAGTATGCTTCTAGTGGTAAAGTTACAAAATTAGTTAGTGTTTTATCTTCTCATTTAAAAGGGTTTCATTTAGCCCGAGTTCAATTTATAGGTCTTTTTGTAATAGCTGTTATAAAGGTAGGTCTAGGAGGTTTAATTCAAATTGCAACTGCGTTTGAAAGGAATGTAGAATACAGTTCTTCTTTACGTCGTATAGAACGCTTTTTAAATTATTATGAGCTTGATTTTCAAGCAATTACTAATTTGATTATTTCCTTAGAAGGCATTGAACAATGGGAAAATATCGTACTGTGTTTGGATAGAACGAATTGGAAAGTTGGAAAAGAGCATATTAATATTTTGCTTCTCTCAGCAGCTCATAAAGGGGTATCTATTCCTCTTTGTTGGTCTGTACTTTCGAGGACAGGAAATTCAGCTACTCAACAACGAATTGATTTGATAGAAGATTTCTTAAATCAATTTCCTAATTTATCTATTACTGCTCTTGTAGCAGATAGAGAGTTTATAGGTAAAAAATGGTTTTTCTATTTAGCTACAAAAAAATTTGATTTTGTAATGCGTATAAAATCTAACTTTAAAGCTACTAGAAAAGGGAAAACAAAGTCTATTGTAGCATGGTGTAGAGGGCTTTCGATTTCAGAAACCTATCAACTAGATGGAACATTTGTAGTCAATGAAGCAGAGGTATATTTATCTGTAAGTCGAACACAAAAAGGATATATTTATTTAGCATCACCTGTTTTATTGGATAATATTTTTGAAATTTATAAACAACGTTGGGAAATCGAAACGTTGTTTAAAGCACTAAAATCACAAGGTTTTAACTTAGAAAATACAAAATTAACAGAACCAAATAAAATAGCTAAATTAATTGCTTTGTGTTCCATTGCCTTTGTTTGGTGTTACAAAGTAGGAGAATGGAAACATAAAAAAACAAAAATAAGAGTCTGTTCAAATGGATATAATGAATACTCTTTTTTCAGATATGGATTAATAGAAATTAAAAAAATACTCAATAATCCAATGACTAGTGAAACTAAATTTGATCAAAAAATTAAAGTTTTGTCAATGGAGTAA
- a CDS encoding isoaspartyl peptidase/L-asparaginase, translated as MKLSPLFIFSFFLLSFLISCTPNSNQNNEEQINTTQDSSNTIQNTDNQNEKIADNFGIVIHGGAGTILRENMTPEKEAEYKAKLEEAIRTGHKILAEGGSSLDAVEATIRIMEDSPLFNAAKGAVFTADEKNELDASIMNGADKAAGAIAGVTTVKNPISLARQVMENSPHVMMAGKGAEIFAKARGLELVSPDYFYTQSRFDALQKVKAKDENAVELDHDEDSTKKDQTNFYDPTIKDSKFGTVGCAALDKNGNLAAGTSTGGMTNKKYGRVGDAPIIGAGTYANNATCAVSSTGWGEFFIRNIVAYDISAMIEYKNITLAEAAKEVIQNKLPALGGNGGIIAIDKNGNVVMEFNTAGMYRASMNKDGELYIGIYEK; from the coding sequence ATGAAATTATCTCCTCTCTTTATTTTTTCGTTTTTTCTACTCTCATTTCTCATCTCTTGTACTCCTAATTCTAATCAAAACAATGAAGAGCAAATAAATACTACTCAAGACTCTTCTAATACAATTCAAAATACAGATAATCAAAACGAAAAAATAGCTGATAATTTCGGTATTGTAATTCATGGAGGAGCAGGAACAATTTTGAGAGAAAATATGACTCCTGAAAAAGAAGCAGAATATAAAGCCAAACTAGAAGAGGCAATCAGAACAGGACATAAAATTTTGGCAGAAGGTGGAAGTAGTCTTGATGCCGTTGAAGCAACAATACGAATTATGGAAGATTCGCCACTTTTCAATGCAGCAAAAGGAGCAGTTTTTACGGCTGATGAAAAAAATGAATTGGACGCTTCGATTATGAATGGTGCAGATAAAGCAGCAGGAGCAATAGCAGGAGTTACGACAGTCAAAAATCCGATTTCGTTGGCTCGTCAAGTTATGGAAAACTCCCCTCACGTTATGATGGCAGGAAAAGGAGCAGAAATTTTTGCTAAAGCAAGAGGATTAGAACTTGTTTCGCCTGATTATTTTTATACGCAAAGTAGATTTGATGCACTACAAAAAGTAAAAGCTAAAGATGAAAATGCTGTTGAGCTAGACCACGATGAAGACTCTACTAAAAAAGACCAAACAAATTTTTATGACCCAACTATCAAAGATTCAAAATTCGGTACAGTTGGTTGTGCAGCTTTGGATAAAAATGGAAATCTAGCAGCAGGAACTTCCACAGGAGGAATGACCAATAAAAAGTACGGTCGTGTAGGCGATGCGCCAATTATAGGAGCAGGAACGTATGCAAATAATGCGACTTGCGCCGTTTCTTCAACAGGTTGGGGAGAGTTTTTTATTAGAAATATAGTTGCTTATGATATTTCTGCGATGATAGAATACAAAAATATAACCCTTGCAGAAGCTGCAAAAGAAGTGATTCAAAACAAACTTCCTGCACTTGGTGGCAACGGAGGAATTATTGCCATCGATAAAAATGGAAATGTAGTAATGGAATTTAATACGGCTGGAATGTATCGTGCCTCAATGAATAAAGATGGAGAACTTTATATTGGGATTTATGAGAAGTAG
- a CDS encoding GNAT family protein: MIELQPFTENDFRLFKTWIKDEEQMVQFGGEMFVFPVTDEQLKSYIHNDNIKPLKVIWKETSETIGHCELNYQDGNKRLSRILIGEDKWRGKKIGEQIVLRMVELFFKDPNTKKVDLNVFDWNKGAIKCYQNVGFEIKHDKTTLMKVGNKTWTRLNMELERK; this comes from the coding sequence ATGATAGAATTACAGCCCTTTACAGAAAATGATTTTAGGCTTTTCAAAACTTGGATTAAAGACGAAGAACAAATGGTTCAGTTTGGAGGAGAAATGTTTGTTTTTCCTGTTACAGATGAGCAGTTAAAAAGCTATATTCATAACGATAATATAAAACCTTTGAAGGTAATTTGGAAAGAAACAAGCGAAACTATCGGACATTGCGAACTCAATTATCAAGACGGAAATAAACGACTTTCACGTATTTTGATTGGAGAAGATAAATGGAGAGGAAAAAAAATAGGAGAACAAATTGTCCTTAGAATGGTAGAATTATTTTTTAAAGACCCAAATACAAAAAAGGTAGATTTGAATGTTTTTGACTGGAACAAAGGAGCTATAAAATGCTATCAAAATGTAGGCTTTGAAATCAAACATGACAAAACTACCCTTATGAAAGTAGGCAATAAAACGTGGACACGACTCAATATGGAATTAGAGCGCAAGTAA
- a CDS encoding YbjQ family protein codes for MLVTNTETIHGEEITEVLGLVRGSTVRARNAGRDFVASLKNFIGGEIEEYTKLQAQSREQALQRAIQDAQQLGADAIVNIRFESSMISQGASEIFAYGTAVKLK; via the coding sequence ATGTTAGTTACAAACACAGAAACAATTCATGGCGAAGAAATTACAGAAGTTTTAGGACTTGTCAGAGGAAGTACCGTAAGGGCTAGAAATGCAGGACGAGATTTTGTAGCCTCTCTAAAAAACTTTATTGGAGGAGAAATAGAAGAATATACAAAGTTACAAGCTCAATCAAGAGAACAAGCCTTACAACGAGCCATCCAAGATGCTCAACAATTAGGAGCTGATGCTATCGTAAATATTCGTTTTGAAAGTTCGATGATTTCACAAGGGGCTTCTGAAATTTTTGCGTATGGAACGGCTGTAAAATTGAAATAA
- the uvrB gene encoding excinuclease ABC subunit UvrB, which produces MKFRVDSPYKPTGDQPKAIASLVKGIEEGEDFQVLLGVTGSGKTFTMANVIEKLNRPTLIISHNKTLAAQLYGEFKQFFPDNAVEYFISYYDYYQPEAYISASDTYIEKDLAINQDIEKLRLSTTASLLSGRKDVIVIASVSCIYGLGNPNEFAENSLKVSTGDMISLNAFLLDLVAIMYSRSEEEFVRGTFRVKGDTVDIYPAYADIAYRIYFWGDEIEAIQRIDPVSGKKINDEEYMLLFAASLFVTSKDTITRAMEEIEFDMEDRIRFYENEGRFEEAARIKERTESDLEMMKELGYCSGIENYSRYFDNRKAGERSFCLLDYFPKDFLLIIDESHVTVPQIRAMWGGDRSRKIALVDHGFRLPAALDNRPLTFNEFESMIDQAVFVTATPADYELQKSEGVIVEQIIRPTGLLDPLIEVRPTRTQIDDLLNEIDKTIANGERALVTTITKRMAEELSRYFEQLQMKVRYIHSDVKILDRIEIIRELRLGVIDVLIGVNMLREGLDLPEVSLVAILDADKEGFLRNERSLIQTIGRAARNSNGHVVMYADKITPSMRLSIDETNRRRKIQQEYNEANGITPTTVFKSKEAIMQQTSVADAKSLPKEFYEESKMTVVIDPVIKGMDIKDLTKVIDQTKKKMEKAAKDLNFMEAARLRDEWQELQNLREEKVKAE; this is translated from the coding sequence ATGAAATTTCGTGTAGATTCTCCCTACAAACCCACAGGCGACCAACCAAAAGCCATTGCTTCTTTAGTAAAAGGCATTGAAGAAGGTGAAGATTTTCAAGTGCTTTTGGGTGTAACAGGTTCTGGAAAGACTTTTACAATGGCAAATGTCATTGAAAAGCTAAATCGTCCGACACTAATTATTAGTCATAACAAAACGTTAGCTGCACAGCTCTACGGAGAGTTCAAACAGTTTTTTCCCGATAATGCCGTCGAATATTTCATTTCATATTACGATTATTATCAGCCAGAAGCCTACATTTCGGCATCGGATACCTATATCGAAAAAGATTTAGCTATCAATCAAGACATTGAAAAACTTAGACTTAGTACGACAGCTTCTTTACTTTCTGGACGAAAAGATGTTATCGTAATTGCTTCTGTTTCTTGCATTTATGGTTTGGGAAATCCAAATGAGTTTGCAGAAAATAGTTTAAAGGTAAGTACAGGAGATATGATTTCTCTCAATGCTTTTCTGTTGGATTTAGTAGCCATAATGTATAGCAGAAGCGAGGAAGAGTTTGTTAGAGGGACATTTAGAGTAAAAGGAGATACCGTCGATATTTATCCTGCCTATGCTGATATTGCATATAGAATTTACTTTTGGGGAGATGAAATAGAAGCAATCCAACGCATAGACCCAGTTTCAGGAAAGAAAATCAATGATGAAGAGTACATGCTTTTGTTTGCTGCAAGTCTTTTTGTAACGAGCAAAGACACCATAACAAGAGCAATGGAAGAGATAGAATTTGATATGGAAGACCGAATCCGTTTTTATGAAAACGAAGGGCGTTTTGAAGAAGCTGCACGTATAAAAGAACGCACCGAGTCAGATTTGGAAATGATGAAAGAATTGGGTTATTGTTCTGGAATTGAGAATTACTCACGTTATTTTGATAATCGAAAAGCTGGAGAACGTTCATTTTGCCTGTTAGATTATTTTCCAAAAGATTTTTTATTGATAATTGATGAGAGTCATGTAACTGTTCCACAAATTCGTGCGATGTGGGGAGGCGACCGTTCTCGTAAAATTGCCCTTGTCGACCACGGCTTCCGACTTCCTGCTGCGCTTGATAATCGCCCCCTTACGTTCAATGAATTTGAATCGATGATTGACCAAGCTGTTTTTGTTACGGCTACTCCTGCTGATTACGAATTGCAAAAAAGTGAGGGTGTTATTGTAGAGCAAATTATCCGACCTACTGGACTGCTTGACCCACTTATCGAAGTGCGCCCGACACGCACTCAAATAGACGACCTTCTGAATGAAATTGATAAAACGATAGCTAATGGAGAACGTGCTTTGGTTACCACAATTACGAAGCGAATGGCAGAAGAATTGAGCCGTTATTTTGAGCAGCTACAAATGAAAGTGCGCTACATTCACTCCGACGTAAAGATTTTGGATAGAATAGAAATTATTCGTGAGCTTCGTTTGGGTGTAATTGATGTTTTGATTGGTGTAAATATGTTACGTGAAGGATTAGATTTACCAGAGGTTTCTTTAGTGGCGATTTTAGATGCAGATAAGGAAGGATTTTTGAGAAATGAACGTTCACTGATTCAGACTATTGGACGTGCTGCACGTAACTCAAATGGTCATGTAGTTATGTATGCTGATAAAATTACGCCTTCGATGCGCCTTTCGATTGATGAGACAAACCGTCGTCGCAAAATTCAGCAAGAATACAATGAAGCCAATGGAATTACGCCAACAACAGTATTTAAGTCAAAAGAGGCTATTATGCAACAAACTTCGGTAGCTGATGCCAAGTCATTGCCAAAAGAATTTTACGAAGAGTCTAAAATGACCGTCGTAATTGACCCAGTAATAAAGGGAATGGATATAAAAGACCTCACAAAAGTAATTGACCAAACCAAAAAGAAAATGGAAAAAGCAGCCAAAGACCTCAATTTTATGGAAGCTGCACGTCTGCGTGATGAGTGGCAAGAATTACAGAATTTGAGAGAAGAGAAAGTGAAGGCTGAATAG
- a CDS encoding DUF262 domain-containing protein, with protein MSIGELTNLYRDGEIIINPEFQRFFRWDIFQKTSLIESILLGIPIPPIFVYQTEEGNWELVDGLQRVSTLLEFMGILKKGEEGETYIPSTLIATEQLQNLEGVTWKSLSQVVRLEIKRARITIEIIKKESDKDAKFEVFQRLNSNGSSLSPQEIRNSLLVMLNKDLYRWLKELSESPNFQSCISIPERLEQEQYDMELILRYMVLLHFEATSKELNSINEFITQKIKIIAKNQLKDFNFQEEKERFEKTFRILKTIGKNIFRRYDTENDKFVGGFLESVYDPIAVGVAYNINDYNTSEDKELLKEKIKNIWAEEVFLDNRRPGIPARSRLPKQIPFAKKYFKK; from the coding sequence ATGTCTATTGGAGAATTGACTAATTTATATAGAGATGGAGAAATAATAATTAATCCTGAATTTCAACGATTTTTTAGGTGGGATATATTTCAAAAAACCAGTTTAATTGAATCTATATTATTAGGCATTCCTATTCCCCCAATTTTTGTTTATCAAACAGAAGAGGGAAACTGGGAGTTAGTCGATGGTTTACAAAGAGTTTCTACTTTGTTAGAATTTATGGGAATATTAAAAAAAGGAGAAGAAGGCGAAACCTACATTCCCTCTACACTAATAGCTACTGAACAATTACAGAATCTAGAAGGCGTTACTTGGAAGTCTTTATCACAAGTGGTACGATTAGAGATAAAAAGAGCTAGAATTACCATTGAAATAATAAAAAAAGAATCTGATAAAGATGCAAAATTTGAAGTTTTTCAAAGGTTAAATTCAAATGGCTCAAGTCTTTCTCCACAAGAAATCAGAAATAGTCTTTTAGTAATGTTAAATAAGGATTTATACAGGTGGTTAAAGGAACTATCTGAAAGTCCTAATTTTCAATCTTGTATTTCTATTCCAGAAAGATTAGAACAAGAGCAATATGATATGGAATTGATTTTGCGTTATATGGTTCTACTTCACTTTGAAGCAACTTCTAAAGAATTAAATTCTATTAATGAATTTATAACGCAAAAAATAAAAATAATTGCAAAAAACCAATTAAAAGATTTTAATTTTCAAGAAGAAAAAGAACGTTTTGAAAAGACTTTTAGGATACTAAAAACTATAGGCAAAAATATATTCAGAAGATATGATACGGAAAATGATAAGTTCGTAGGAGGATTTTTAGAATCTGTATATGATCCCATTGCTGTAGGAGTAGCTTACAATATTAATGATTACAATACGAGTGAAGATAAAGAATTACTAAAAGAAAAGATAAAAAATATATGGGCTGAAGAAGTATTTCTAGATAATAGAAGACCTGGTATTCCTGCACGTTCTAGGCTTCCTAAACAAATTCCTTTTGCAAAAAAATATTTCAAAAAATAA
- a CDS encoding MAE_28990/MAE_18760 family HEPN-like nuclease, with translation MAKDNRTLEMFSDNLDEELNWRRKELTILYDKLPKQKNSEQPALLRANYVMLYAHWEGFTKAIFQHYIDYVKLRKLTLKELKPCFIARIIRPKGANEKGVYQEVSKIEFLINGLENRAYITDTNVSTKSNLRFGVFVDILAEVGLTIQNIEPIERRERNFSTNERRISTEIVENEIDKLVDVRNEVAHGKYLLVSYESFIYVREITMTLMENVKNKLYQAALQEKYKK, from the coding sequence ATGGCAAAGGATAATAGAACCCTAGAAATGTTTAGTGATAATTTAGATGAGGAATTGAACTGGCGTAGGAAAGAACTAACTATATTGTACGACAAACTTCCAAAACAGAAGAATTCAGAACAACCAGCTCTATTACGTGCAAATTATGTTATGCTATACGCACATTGGGAAGGTTTTACTAAAGCTATTTTTCAACATTATATTGATTATGTTAAACTGAGAAAGTTAACTTTGAAAGAATTAAAACCTTGTTTTATAGCAAGAATAATCCGTCCTAAGGGTGCAAACGAAAAAGGAGTTTATCAAGAAGTAAGTAAAATAGAGTTTTTAATAAACGGATTAGAAAACAGAGCCTATATTACAGATACAAATGTAAGCACAAAGTCCAATTTGAGATTTGGTGTGTTCGTGGATATTTTGGCAGAAGTAGGTTTGACCATACAAAATATTGAACCCATAGAGCGTAGGGAGAGAAACTTTAGTACAAATGAAAGACGTATTAGTACAGAAATAGTTGAAAATGAAATAGATAAATTAGTAGATGTAAGAAATGAAGTGGCTCACGGCAAATATTTATTAGTGAGTTATGAAAGTTTTATTTATGTGCGAGAAATTACGATGACATTGATGGAAAACGTTAAAAATAAACTCTATCAAGCTGCTTTGCAGGAAAAATATAAAAAATAG
- a CDS encoding GNAT family N-acetyltransferase codes for MNITYQKLTNQDLPLLKELIKIFEEVFEMENFVLPNDKYLQSLLENESMIFFVAALENEEGEVKVLGGLRAYILPSVYYASSEIYLYDLGVTPTFQRQGIGTKLMEKLKGYSKGLGYKELFVQADLEDKHAQDFYKKTGGQAADVIHFSYEL; via the coding sequence ATGAATATTACTTATCAAAAACTTACAAATCAAGATTTACCTTTACTCAAAGAACTTATCAAAATTTTTGAAGAAGTATTTGAAATGGAAAATTTTGTTTTACCAAACGACAAGTATCTACAAAGCCTTTTAGAAAATGAAAGTATGATTTTCTTTGTAGCTGCTTTAGAAAACGAAGAAGGAGAAGTTAAAGTTCTTGGTGGATTGAGAGCCTATATTTTGCCTTCGGTTTATTATGCTAGTTCTGAAATATATTTGTATGATTTAGGTGTTACACCAACATTTCAACGACAAGGAATAGGAACTAAGCTAATGGAAAAACTAAAAGGATATTCTAAAGGTTTAGGATATAAAGAACTATTTGTACAGGCTGATCTGGAAGATAAACACGCCCAAGATTTCTATAAAAAAACAGGTGGACAGGCTGCCGATGTAATTCATTTTTCGTATGAATTGTAA